One window of Salvelinus fontinalis isolate EN_2023a chromosome 19, ASM2944872v1, whole genome shotgun sequence genomic DNA carries:
- the LOC129816678 gene encoding 1-acyl-sn-glycerol-3-phosphate acyltransferase gamma-like, with protein sequence MGLVAYLKTQFVLQLLLGFVFVVSGLLINFIQLLTCVLWPIDKQLYRRINTRLSYSLWSQLVMLLEWWSGTQCTLYTDQATVDKFGKEHVIIILNHNYEIDFLCGWTICERYGVLGSSKVLAKHELLKVPLIGWTWYFLEIVFCKRKWEEDRETVFRGLERLRDYPEFMWFLLYCEGTRFTEKKHQISMEVAESKGLPKLKYHLLPRTKGFTTALKCLKGTVSAVYDVTLNFKDHQVPTLLGIINGKKYMADMRIRRFPVEEIPEDEKECANWLHKLYQEKDALQEHYHKEGTFPGPTITPPRRLWTLLNFLFWAALLLSPLINFACGVVVSGSPLLILGFSLFLIVASLAIRRLIGVTEVKKTGSSYGDEGSKKQN encoded by the exons atGGGTCTGGTAGCCTACCTGAAGACCCAGTTTGTTCTGCAGCTCCTCCTGGGCTTTGTGTTCGTGGTGAGCGGCCTCCTCATCAACTTCATCCAGCTGTTGACGTGCGTCCTGTGGCCCATCGACAAGCAGCTGTACCGCAGGATCAACACCAGGCTCTCCTACTCCCTCTGGAGCC AGCTGGTGATGCTGCTGGAGTGGTGGTCAGGAACACAGTGCACCCTCTACACAGATCAGGCCACGGTGGACAAGTTCGGCAAGGAACacgtcatcatcatcctcaaccaCAACTATGAGATTGACTTCCTGTGCGGCTGGACTATCTGTGAGCGATACGGAGTCCTAGGG AGTTCCAAGGTGCTGGCCAAACACGAGCTGCTGAAGGTGcctctgattggctggacctggtATTTCCTGGAGATCGTGTTCTGCAAGAGGaagtgggaggaggacagagagaccgTGTTCAGAGGGCTAGAAAGACTCAGAGACTACCCTGAGTTTATGTGG ttCCTGCTGTACTGTGAAGGCACCCGCTTCACAGAGAAGAAGCACCAGATCAGTATGGAAGTGGCTGAGAGTAAAGGCCTGCCCAAGCTCAAATACCACCTGCTGCCCAGAACCAAAGGCTTCACCACCGCACTCAAATGCCTCAAGGGCACAG TGTCTGCTGTGTATGATGTCACACTGAACTTTAAAGACCACCAAGTCCCCACTCTGCTGGGCATCATCAACGGCAAGAAATACATGGCAGATATGAGAATCAG GCGGTTCCCTGTAGAGGAGATCCCAGAAGATGAGAAGGAGTGTGCCAACTGGCTTCATAAACTGTACCAGGAGAAG GATGCTTTGCAGGAGCACTACCATAAAGAAGGCACTTTCCCGGGTCCCACCATCACCCCTCCTCGCCGGTTGTGGACTCTACTCAACTTCCTGTTCTGGGCGGCCCTGCTGCTCTCACCCCTCATCAACTTCGCCTGCGGGGTGGTGGTCAGCGGCTCCCCCCTCCTCATCCTCGGCTTCAGCCTCTTCCTCATCGTAG CCTCCTTAGCCATCCGGCGCCTGATCGGTGTCACAGAGGTAAAGAAGACAGGCTCCAGTTACGGCGACGAGGGGTCCAAGAAACAGAACTAG